The Puntigrus tetrazona isolate hp1 chromosome 9, ASM1883169v1, whole genome shotgun sequence genome includes the window ACGGGACCAGGTCCTCAAACTGTGTGCAAACCATTGGATTGCTTCCAATATGAAGCTCAAGCCCATGAAAGGAGCTGAGAAAGCGTGGATCTGGAGTGCCTTTGATTTTGCTGAAGGACAGGGCAAGGTGGAACAGCTGGCTGTTCGATTTAAACTGCAGGAAACTGCAAGTGCTTTCAAAGAAATCTTTGAAGAGGCAAAGACTGCACAGGAAGAAGACAAACTCTTAACCCCATTTTCTGCCAGAATACCTGCCTCCACCCAGGAGATGCTTTGTGGCACAGCTGCAGTTGCTGTACTTGAGGAAATCACAAAAGAACGTACTGGACTCTCTGAGGAAAGCAGTCCAAAACCGGATCATACCCCTCAAAGCACCAAGATTGTGGTCTCTCCTCCAAAGTTTGTCTTTGGGTCAGACTCTGTGCAGAAGATCTTTGGAAGCCCTTCTCCATCAAAAGAGAAATCCCCAGTTATGATTTCCAGTTCAAAAGATGAGGACACAGGTGCCTCGAGACTGAAGACCTCTGCACCAGCAGTGACCAGTCAGTCATCAGTTGGGACACCTTTCAGCATACCAACAAGtaagatatatattttctgtcatGCATAGTTATGAATAAAACTCCTAAAATTTTAGCTCACTGCTGTCCATCCTTGCTCCAAACACCTGTCTGCACTTAAAGATTATGGTTAGCTTCATCACGCGTCTTCAACCAAGCCTGGATCTAAACACATCTATGGTTTAGGTTCTGTTAtagtttatttccttttttgaaTGAGAACTTTCTTATTGTGTGTTATTGCTCTAAAACATCCTTGCACAATGTTGCCTATGTCTCATTTAAGCCCATAattttatcatgtatatattgaCTTTCTGAGATTCAAATTCTTCAGAATGGCTCAAAACTTAAAcgcattatttttttaggtttggaTTTTAGGCTTTTCAAAAATAATCCTATGGCTTTTTGGACCTGCACATCAGCCAACCAGTTTGAAGCCCAAGGTATTTCAGGTCACCATTTACTGTGGCATATAGAGCTCTCACTGACTGGCATGAGCCAGGAGACCTGACCTTGGCTGAATGTTGTGATAACCCAACATTACTCAATCCAAACATTTGCATGGTCTGAAATCTGCTAACCTTTACTCATGTTATTTTTGCTGTTAAAGTGCTCCATTACAGATTAAAGAGAAGGTGTCAGATAGATAAATGTTAGGAGTGTAGCGATACCTAGGTATTCTACACATAGCAGCTTTAAGACCCAGACTCTGTTACAGCCAAACATTGCAAATCACATCAAGCTCACCCACCTCATTAAACaatgtgcaatttaaaaatatatatttatttatttatattgcacacAAATTTTCAGGTTTTTCATGTTGCTGTGGTCAGGGATACTTCTCTCCGGTCAGGTTCTGGGTGTTTGATCAGATTTGTGCCCTGTCATGAGCAGCGTGTCTCTCGTGTCTGTAGACTCGGAGGTGACTCTGGTGTGGGAGAAGCGTCCGACTGCAGACGAGGAGCAGAGAGCCAGACGCCTCCTCCTGCCTCCTACCTTCCTCTGCGGCGTCAGCAGCGACTCCGAAGCAGAGACCGAGAGACCGGATGACTTCAGCACTGAGCTCCAGAAGCTGAAGCAGGCCCAGCTGAGTCCGGTCTGTAGCACAGCACCTGCTCAGGACACACCGGTAAAGCCTTCCCATGATGCAGCAGCTGTGGAGACGAGCGGTAGTGGCACAGATGAGAGTCAGACAGACACGCGTCCAATCGACCTCTCCACCAAGACAAGCAGTGAGAGCGACTCCAGCACAGCTACAGGTGAATGAAGCTTCTCTCAGGGCACTGATTGTGTGAATGGTTTGCTGAATGAATGCACTGTATGTTCTTTGTGCTACGTTCATCAACAGTCATCGACGGTTCACCAACAAGAAGGATTGATGACAGATTTAGTAGCAGTTGGTTCTGATCAAATGTGTGATGCTTTTGAAAACAGTAATCACGGTTCCTCATATCCATCAGCACCATACCTCTGTTTCCGCTACTGAACCTCTCTGTTCATGCCTTACTAACGGCatctctgtttaaaataaaataatcagacTGTCATCTTCATCCATAAGTAGCTACAGAACTATTTCGaacctctcttttctctctaaGATATTAGGAAAAAATGTTGCCTTAAAGTTACAAGCTTATTTAATAGCACACAATCTCTGTGAGAAATGGTCTTTGATTGGTTATCCTACTTAGACCAGAAATCATTCACCAAATCTATCAGGTCTGGTGTCCCTCAAGGTTTTTACTTGAGCCTTTCTCTATTACCTGtttaacaaattttaaatgttatgggTTCAACTTTCACTGTAATGGTGATGACATTCTGACTTATTTTATCACACCTTCCACCTCTGTCTTTCTTCTACATTAACATCAAGGAACTCAAACAAGGATTTGACTGAAGGCAAATAACCCTTAATTTTATGTATCtaaactatctatctattagATGGTTATTGGATAATGCCTTCTGTGTTAGTTCAAAATCTTGGTGCTCCcattgttttgttgtattacaaatttataaaaggttaaacacagattccaatataacagtatatgctgaatgtgtattgtgattaacattctaagagcaggaagcccaagccctgagacagttatcttttgtctttcagttcttgaacatctggtaggtcaagtgtgaatgcttatcctgaggtacaactgtgccttttgttttagtctctacaacacctatgcatttgaatgacacttagatgctaaatagatcaaggatcgggaaagttcctgttctgggctaagttcctgaccgcatttgcatacttttgttttactggtctccacctctgtgtactcctccccttctgaaacatatatacttcaacctaacatgtttcagttagatttgtttcttaaagatttcttgaagattttcttggagattgcttgacgattttcttaaagatttcttgaagacttcttgcagatgactacagcaacgaaataaaaaaaacgaactcctgctttaccaagaatctcctggtctcttcttaaaaagaagctaaaaaaagtttccaacagttttggtgCCGTGAACCCGGATAGAGCTACTCAtctgaatccagactgaaacttcaagctcaacaaagatctgacttcgatccagactgaatctttcagtacaaccaagggttggtgagtgtaactctatccaaagaaccattacagaccagtacatTTAAACCTCTGCGCCAGagagaagagttaacagacagctgtagggtttggttaactaggttatcctctaaaaattcattttagggaagactttatcctctgttttaggcagggaagacgttatcctctgttttaggcagggaagattggcattacttgctaatatttgtgtatcctctgttttaggcagggaagactttatcctctgttttaggcagggaagactttatcctctgttttaggcagggaagactttatcctctgttttaggcagggaagattggcattacttgctaattgtttgttttatcctctactttgttagagaaggttaaccatagttgatctgtgttaacaagtGTACCCTCTGTTGAGAGAcgttaaatgttttctttgtgtaagtaacaaaaacaaaatctacaatgttcaaaaagaatGCTAGACTGATTCCAACAACTGAAAAAGGTAGTCTCACAACTCCTTTGTGGTCAGATAGTGaattcaaatcacttttaggCATGCAAATGAACCTTATAATTACTGAGAAAGTTAGACAAGAGCTAACTCAGAAATGTAAGATCCATCCAGACAAGACTTGGTCTGTAGAggagtgtaaaaaggttttaggagcatgtttacgtaagaacaatttgaaaggcattatctgttGCCACAGGGAATTTGGTTTAACACTAGCTTCACAACAATCTCAGCGCATCTCAGAACTAGAGGAACAGAACAAAGAGCTATGTGCTAGAATATCGGCTTTGGCAAAGAAATTAAATCGCAACAAAGCTTCAGAAAAATCTGAGGTGGAAGTTAGTCAGCCTGATAGCACTTATCCTAACTCGCAAGCTTTCCTTGAAACTGAGGTAGCCATCACATCAGTAACTGAGGGGTCTGTAGATTCAGTGAAGGTATGTGGTGCtaggagaagatctcagggAATTGAGGGAATTGAAAGTTTTCCTCCCAACTCTTCTGTTGTCCAGGTCCAATCAATTGCAAAAATGCTTGGACCTAAAGATATAGAGAGAATATCCCAGAGTTTACCCTCAGCCCACACAAATTTTCCTGAATTTAGAAGAGCCTTAATTTGCAAAATGCGTCTCTACGACATGTCGTTAGCAGAAATCACACAGCTGATGTCACAAATTCTAACTGAATCTGAATTCAATAGTTTTGAGTCAGCTGTTACTTTGGAGCTACAACATGCCAGTAAAGATGAACTGAGAGAGGGAGTTCTGAAAGAGTTAAAGAACATTGTTGGACCAAAAATGGATTGGTCAAAGGTCACTAGTTGTATGCAGAAGAAAGATGAAACTGTAAGTGAGTACACTGAAAGGTTTTGTCAGTCAGCTGCAGCATATAGTGGAATAGCTGACACTCCAGAGAAGGTATTGGATCATAAAGGACCACTCGTTCGCACGTGGGTTGATGGCCTTTTATCAGAGGACAGAAAAGCCTTGCCTTTTCTAGATCTAATTTGGTCTAACAAAACTCTCAGAACTAACCTTAACACACTAgctacatgggaaagagactctgatgttaaagccagagtaaggattgcagcagcatcctttaaggtcaacactgagaacaggcagaaaggtaaatgtcctaagagggagggcaattgccattactgtggaaaatctggacactggatgaaagagtgcaggaaaagcaaaaagactTTAGGAGAAATTAACAGCTTTACCCAGCTCCTACTTAGTCTGCTAGCTACTCTGAAGCAGCCCCCCCCCCCACTTTACCCAActgttggagcagtttgctcaggtgttagcTGTTAGGGCTGCAAGTACTTAATTTAAGGTGTCTCCTTCCATTGCTAGTTAAGtacactcacagccttcaaagttatgctacagcacactccaaatTACACCTATCCtctattttatgatgtttgccatgactgatgtttcattggaggatgaagatgtttttacaataatggtttacaaatcacctacagggacagactaggacacatagaccagtgaggagcccaGGGAAGAACCGAACGCAACAGGCCTCGGGGGCCAACCCCTGCGTGAAGATTTTCCTCATAGGCCTTTCCCCATCCACTAGTCCATCCTTACCTCACTGGTCCATAGGTGTCAAATGACTTAAGActaggtcaacaaaaccactatacgatcatcaaaattaaaccactatacgatcatcaaaatttaaaccactatacgatcaccagaagtctaaaaaatgtctatgcatgaatactgctggtctgctgtttctctgttttcttgtgtttcaggtccGTGTATATGCAAGGTCATCTCATATGCAGCACCCTGATTTACACCTCAGACAtccatgaacaagcttcatgaGGACAAAGAGTCATCCAATGATTCTACAGGGAAATGGACTACAGGAAACAGACGTCACAGTTATTCAGACGGCATGGACTTCAGGACTTCCACTCTTATGCTACATGATTGTGtcatcatgtagttttgtacGACATATTACCACCCATGTCGTATTTTGTCAAGAGTTATGGTTCTGAAAAGAACTATTACAACCTAAGCAATTCTAGGCAAAGACACATAAGATATGTGCCTGTAACTTTTTCAAGTTGCATGACTGCAAGATGGAGCatatgttattaaacataggctatagaatggattttagaaggattaaatttgtgttatgtgagagtcattaaaactctcaaatgggggattgttgtattacaaatttataaaaggttaaacacagacgccaatataacagtatatgctgaatgtgtattgtgatttacattctaagagcaggaagcccaagctccgagacagttatcttttgtctttcatttcttgaacatctggtaggtgtcctaaatcaagtgtgaatgctaatcctaaggtacaactgtgccttttgtttcacctatgcatttgaatgacacctggatgctaaatagatcaaggatcgggaaagttcctgttctgggctaagttcctgatcgcatttgcatact containing:
- the LOC122351660 gene encoding E3 SUMO-protein ligase RanBP2-like encodes the protein MSSVSLVSVDSEVTLVWEKRPTADEEQRARRLLLPPTFLCGVSSDSEAETERPDDFSTELQKLKQAQLSPVCSTAPAQDTPVKPSHDAAAVETSGSGTDESQTDTRPIDLSTKTSSESDSSTATGLSFGFKSAGGLSITELTQKFGKKSFGKKDDNFSWPGAGAKVFESAASQTEREKPSHEAEEEGSDDDRP